A window of the Dyadobacter pollutisoli genome harbors these coding sequences:
- a CDS encoding START domain-containing protein produces the protein MKNLILVIIAFFLPIFPATGQPHREQADWKLVERKGDIKVYAKAVADSKIKALKAECILNASAAEVVALLLDVKAAEKWVCHTKSCSLVRKISETEIYYYTEVSLPWPLDNRDFVTHLTVSEDPVTKIVTVNAPAVSGWVPIKKGIVRVSHSKSSWIIKPMGEGKVTVEYALQVDPGGHIPACVVNTFACQGPVETFTNMKKELRSRK, from the coding sequence ATGAAGAATTTAATACTCGTTATAATTGCTTTTTTTCTACCTATTTTCCCCGCTACCGGTCAGCCGCATCGGGAGCAGGCTGATTGGAAGCTTGTAGAGCGGAAGGGAGACATTAAAGTATATGCCAAAGCTGTTGCGGATTCCAAGATCAAGGCATTAAAAGCGGAATGCATTTTGAATGCCAGCGCGGCGGAAGTAGTAGCTCTATTACTTGATGTGAAGGCTGCGGAAAAATGGGTTTGTCATACCAAATCATGCTCATTGGTCAGGAAAATTTCTGAAACTGAAATCTACTATTATACAGAAGTGAGCCTTCCGTGGCCGCTCGATAACCGCGATTTTGTAACCCATTTAACGGTTTCGGAAGATCCCGTGACCAAAATTGTGACCGTCAATGCACCCGCTGTTTCAGGTTGGGTACCGATAAAGAAAGGCATTGTGCGGGTCAGCCATTCCAAAAGTTCCTGGATTATCAAACCAATGGGCGAGGGGAAAGTGACCGTCGAATATGCATTACAGGTAGATCCCGGCGGACATATCCCGGCTTGTGTCGTTAACACGTTTGCTTGTCAGGGGCCTGTTGAGACATTTACCAATATGAAAAAGGAGCTGAGATCGAGGAAGTGA
- a CDS encoding sensor histidine kinase: MAALSFGKTNQQWFFKYKLYHIPFWFVYHYVWWVVAMGNPFKAASNILFTPFFVKFIFYLVFQALAVYFNLYFLIPKFLEKGKFTTYIFLLLLTILCTASLIVPGYFLGAIVAEKTPEELYGGGTYDFWHMVTGGPLSSTVASITFAMSIKLAKNWLNTQRRQQLLEKEKLETELNFLKYQFNPHFLFNSINSIFFLIHKNPDMASASLAKFSELLRHQLYECNDHQIPLVKEIGYLENFIELEKLRQNEHVKVTFEGEILDGHHLGIAPFILMTFLENAFKHVSRNPGDDNWINIRLSLTGQQLNFYIANSTALDESRDVINYGGIGLKNVRRRLDLIYPGKYGLDIQRNQHDFEVKFQVTLEENVIAPVMQIA, translated from the coding sequence ATGGCAGCCTTATCTTTTGGAAAAACAAACCAGCAGTGGTTTTTCAAATACAAATTGTACCACATTCCGTTCTGGTTTGTATACCATTATGTATGGTGGGTGGTCGCAATGGGTAATCCCTTCAAAGCTGCCTCCAACATTCTTTTTACACCTTTTTTTGTCAAATTCATCTTCTACCTGGTCTTTCAGGCGCTGGCGGTTTATTTCAACCTGTATTTCCTGATCCCGAAATTTCTTGAAAAAGGAAAATTTACAACCTACATCTTTTTACTGCTGCTAACGATACTTTGCACGGCTTCATTGATCGTGCCGGGCTACTTTCTGGGCGCCATAGTGGCGGAAAAAACGCCGGAGGAATTGTACGGCGGAGGTACCTACGACTTCTGGCACATGGTGACGGGCGGCCCGCTGTCCTCGACGGTCGCCAGCATTACATTTGCGATGAGCATTAAACTGGCCAAAAACTGGCTTAATACGCAGAGAAGGCAGCAATTACTCGAAAAGGAAAAGCTGGAAACCGAGCTTAATTTCCTCAAATACCAGTTCAACCCGCATTTTCTTTTTAACAGTATCAATTCCATATTTTTCCTGATCCATAAAAACCCGGATATGGCTTCGGCCTCGCTGGCGAAATTTTCGGAGCTGCTCAGGCATCAGCTTTATGAGTGCAATGATCATCAGATTCCGCTCGTAAAGGAGATTGGTTATCTGGAAAACTTCATCGAGCTGGAAAAACTTCGCCAGAATGAACACGTGAAGGTCACTTTTGAAGGAGAAATCCTGGACGGGCATCATTTGGGCATCGCACCATTTATCCTGATGACTTTTTTGGAAAATGCATTCAAACATGTTTCCAGGAACCCGGGAGACGATAACTGGATCAATATCAGACTGAGCCTGACCGGGCAGCAGCTGAATTTTTACATCGCCAACAGTACCGCACTTGACGAGTCGCGTGACGTGATCAACTACGGCGGTATCGGCCTGAAAAACGTCAGAAGGCGGCTGGACTTAATCTATCCTGGCAAGTATGGGCTGGATATTCAAAGAAATCAACATGATTTTGAGGTAAAATTCCAGGTAACCTTGGAAGAAAATGTCATCGCACCTGTCATGCAAATAGCTTGA
- a CDS encoding DUF6364 family protein has protein sequence MVFENLSIFRFYTHEQIDMNAKLTLKLNKLLIEKAKKYAWTHKKSLSKIVELYLQSLITDNEVAGEHIQISPFIKTMSTGIRIPSDLDLKKEFADYIHYKYKQTLI, from the coding sequence ATGGTTTTTGAAAACCTAAGCATATTTCGTTTTTACACACATGAACAAATTGATATGAATGCAAAATTGACGTTAAAGCTGAACAAGCTCCTAATTGAGAAGGCTAAGAAATACGCCTGGACACACAAAAAGAGCTTGTCTAAAATTGTTGAGTTATACCTACAATCACTTATAACCGATAACGAAGTTGCAGGAGAACATATTCAAATTTCTCCCTTCATAAAGACCATGTCGACCGGCATCAGGATACCATCAGACTTAGATCTTAAAAAAGAATTCGCTGATTATATACACTATAAATACAAACAGACCCTTATCTAA
- a CDS encoding LytR/AlgR family response regulator transcription factor, with amino-acid sequence MINCVIVDDEPLAREGLANYVKEVDFLQLAATCENPLEVINVMDQHQIDLIFLDIQMPKMNGIDFLRSVQNSPMVIITTAYPSYALEGFQLNVMDYLLKPITFDRFFKSANKARDYHRLVAKSVAADSQKSEPKADYFFIKCGSKYEKIFFEDILFVEGMQNYVTIYTRKGKYITLLNLKNLEQNLDSRSFIRVHKSYMVSVSKIEGIEGNEIFIQSHLIPISRNYREQVIEQVVNSKLLDKNRGLI; translated from the coding sequence ATGATTAATTGTGTAATTGTCGACGATGAGCCACTGGCCCGGGAAGGGCTGGCGAACTACGTCAAAGAGGTTGATTTCCTGCAATTGGCTGCTACCTGCGAAAACCCGCTGGAAGTCATTAATGTAATGGATCAGCATCAGATCGACCTGATATTTTTGGACATTCAAATGCCGAAGATGAATGGTATCGACTTCCTCAGAAGTGTACAAAACTCACCAATGGTCATTATCACAACGGCCTATCCCAGCTACGCACTGGAAGGTTTTCAGCTGAATGTGATGGATTATCTGCTGAAACCGATCACATTCGATCGTTTTTTCAAATCCGCAAACAAGGCAAGGGATTATCACCGGCTGGTGGCGAAATCAGTGGCGGCGGATTCTCAGAAATCAGAACCCAAGGCCGATTATTTCTTTATCAAATGCGGCAGCAAATACGAAAAGATATTTTTCGAGGATATTCTTTTTGTCGAAGGAATGCAAAATTACGTGACCATTTACACCAGAAAAGGCAAGTATATCACACTTTTAAATCTCAAAAATCTCGAACAAAATCTCGATAGCCGCTCGTTTATCCGTGTGCACAAGTCCTATATGGTGTCCGTCAGTAAGATCGAGGGTATTGAGGGCAATGAGATTTTTATCCAGTCGCATCTGATCCCTATCAGCCGGAATTACCGCGAGCAAGTTATTGAGCAGGTCGTTAATAGTAAGCTGCTCGACAAAAATCGCGGGCTTATTTGA
- a CDS encoding chloride channel protein, translating into MNSYQIKKIRRVAAVLLAAAIVGVLSALVADTLKVITEHYEALFLGVLHQNRFLIFIIPLIGLSTIHVLRYFLFHNKANKGIKEVLDTINKNGNTLPSYKISSHYFNGLLTVIFGGSTGIEVSTVVSTAAIGALSSRKVSYLRKYRTDLVCAGLAAGVTALFNAPVAGFLFAFEVFTRRRSKLHTISVVTAILASYAITRLFFYKQVFHFKVTEWNTYALPYIVLLGVLAGLNSVYLTKSVLFFKKFFASFHNDYIRIIGGSLLISALIFFVPNLYGEGYEGIKHVFSQVNVPSMTLMLPLVAVLLLKPIATSVTLGAGGDGGVFAPSLLIGAFLGLIVCVVLNHYFGLGLIPVNFVLIGMAAVLSGSIHAPFTSIFLVCALADNYILFIPIVIACLISKWVAHAVFPYSVYTYQPKVALKRAV; encoded by the coding sequence ATGAATTCTTATCAGATTAAAAAAATCAGGCGGGTCGCCGCTGTGCTGCTGGCCGCTGCAATAGTTGGAGTTTTATCTGCCCTGGTTGCTGACACACTCAAAGTAATTACCGAACATTACGAAGCACTTTTTCTGGGCGTACTGCATCAAAACCGCTTTCTGATCTTCATTATTCCGCTCATCGGGCTCAGTACCATTCATGTTTTGCGGTATTTTTTGTTTCATAATAAAGCCAATAAAGGGATCAAGGAAGTACTCGACACGATTAATAAAAACGGTAATACGCTACCTTCATACAAAATTTCTTCTCATTATTTCAATGGCTTGCTGACCGTGATTTTTGGCGGTTCCACGGGCATAGAAGTGTCCACGGTGGTGTCTACGGCAGCTATCGGCGCATTGTCCAGCAGGAAAGTGAGCTACCTGCGCAAGTACCGGACGGATCTCGTTTGTGCGGGCCTGGCTGCTGGTGTTACCGCGCTTTTCAATGCACCCGTGGCTGGTTTTTTGTTCGCCTTCGAGGTTTTTACCCGACGCAGAAGCAAGCTGCATACGATTAGCGTTGTGACGGCTATTCTTGCTTCCTATGCCATTACGCGGCTGTTTTTTTACAAACAGGTTTTTCATTTTAAAGTTACCGAATGGAATACATATGCCTTACCCTACATTGTTTTGCTGGGAGTGCTGGCCGGTCTTAATTCGGTTTACCTCACCAAAAGTGTATTATTTTTCAAGAAGTTTTTTGCCTCTTTTCACAACGATTACATCCGGATCATAGGCGGCTCGCTGCTTATATCTGCATTGATTTTCTTTGTTCCAAATCTTTATGGTGAAGGTTATGAAGGGATTAAGCATGTTTTCAGCCAGGTCAATGTGCCTTCGATGACGCTGATGTTACCGTTAGTCGCGGTGCTTTTACTAAAACCCATAGCCACTTCCGTGACTTTGGGCGCGGGTGGAGATGGCGGCGTATTTGCGCCCAGCCTGTTGATCGGGGCATTTCTGGGGCTGATCGTATGCGTGGTTTTAAACCATTACTTTGGCCTGGGACTGATTCCGGTCAATTTTGTACTTATTGGGATGGCGGCGGTGCTGAGCGGGAGCATTCACGCACCTTTTACTTCCATATTTCTGGTCTGTGCATTGGCCGATAATTATATTTTATTCATTCCAATCGTAATTGCCTGCCTGATCTCGAAATGGGTAGCACATGCCGTTTTTCCGTATTCGGTTTATACTTACCAGCCCAAAGTTGCATTGAAGAGGGCGGTTTAA
- a CDS encoding 3-keto-disaccharide hydrolase, whose translation MKLSLLVAYFFLFALPAVFAQKPLQNGVWQSLFNEKDLAGWQTYLDHPYAKEGQPKLPALGLNNDPNHVFSVVKVDGKPAIRISGETFGGINTLADFENYHLRLEFKWGQLKWPPKLDQPRDSGLLYHSVGAHGTSMLWMESFEYQIQEGDCGDYWGVMNVLTDISAVKNEKGKYVYQPGAAPVIFQDKTPNGRTVLKAPDNEKPSGEWNTVDLYCFGDTCLHVINGKVNMLLTKTRHIVDGQEQPLTKGKLQIQSEGAEVFYRNIQIEGITKLPVWLIK comes from the coding sequence ATGAAACTGTCATTGCTGGTTGCATATTTTTTCCTGTTTGCATTGCCTGCTGTTTTTGCTCAAAAGCCTTTGCAAAATGGCGTCTGGCAATCCTTGTTCAATGAGAAGGATCTCGCCGGATGGCAAACATACCTCGACCACCCTTACGCCAAGGAAGGCCAGCCAAAGCTACCTGCACTGGGCCTGAACAATGATCCGAATCACGTTTTTTCGGTCGTCAAAGTGGATGGAAAACCTGCAATCCGGATTTCAGGCGAGACGTTTGGCGGCATTAATACATTGGCCGATTTTGAGAATTATCATTTGCGCCTTGAATTTAAGTGGGGTCAGCTCAAATGGCCTCCCAAGCTCGACCAGCCACGGGACAGCGGCCTGTTGTATCACAGCGTGGGTGCGCATGGGACGTCGATGTTGTGGATGGAATCGTTTGAATACCAGATCCAGGAAGGCGACTGTGGCGATTATTGGGGCGTCATGAATGTACTGACTGATATTTCAGCAGTCAAAAATGAAAAGGGCAAGTACGTTTACCAGCCCGGAGCCGCTCCTGTTATTTTTCAGGATAAAACGCCAAACGGACGTACTGTTCTCAAAGCGCCTGACAATGAAAAGCCTTCGGGAGAATGGAATACGGTGGATTTGTACTGTTTCGGAGATACCTGTTTACATGTGATCAATGGAAAAGTCAATATGTTACTTACCAAAACGCGGCACATTGTCGACGGCCAGGAGCAGCCACTCACCAAAGGCAAACTCCAAATCCAGTCCGAAGGCGCCGAAGTTTTCTATCGCAACATTCAGATTGAGGGGATTACGAAGCTGCCTGTGTGGTTGATTAAGTAA
- a CDS encoding 5'-methylthioadenosine/adenosylhomocysteine nucleosidase: MKKLLLLSLLFSFHAQAQDITGVLGAFPPELVLLQSKMENKQDTVIAQVRFTKGILNGRPVVLAQTGIGKVNAAITTILMIEHFKPREIVFSGIAGGIDPALLPGDIVVGTQITYHDFGAVEDGGMHYWATKNPSTMKENPVTFDCDPALVQKAVSVSNGLALAKINRETGSVAPAVRKGIIVTGDVFVSSGIVTTRLRKELNAAATEMEGAAIAQTCYQQNVPFLIIRSISDNANHKAKDDMMTFYEIAAQNAATLVMAVVGAK; this comes from the coding sequence ATGAAAAAACTTCTTCTGCTTTCGCTTCTGTTTTCTTTTCACGCCCAGGCACAGGACATTACCGGCGTACTCGGCGCATTTCCTCCCGAACTCGTTCTGCTGCAAAGTAAAATGGAGAACAAGCAGGATACCGTCATTGCTCAGGTGCGTTTCACCAAAGGCATTTTGAACGGAAGGCCGGTGGTACTGGCGCAAACTGGTATTGGAAAGGTCAATGCGGCCATTACTACCATACTAATGATCGAGCATTTCAAACCCAGGGAAATTGTCTTCTCAGGCATAGCCGGCGGCATTGATCCTGCATTACTTCCGGGCGACATTGTGGTCGGCACACAGATCACCTACCACGATTTCGGAGCGGTGGAAGATGGCGGCATGCATTACTGGGCCACCAAAAATCCGAGTACGATGAAGGAAAACCCGGTAACCTTTGATTGCGACCCGGCTTTGGTCCAAAAAGCGGTGTCCGTTTCGAATGGATTGGCCTTGGCCAAAATAAACCGTGAGACCGGCAGCGTTGCCCCAGCTGTGAGAAAGGGAATTATTGTGACGGGTGACGTATTTGTCTCTTCCGGCATCGTCACGACCAGGCTTCGCAAAGAGCTAAATGCCGCCGCCACTGAAATGGAAGGCGCTGCCATTGCCCAAACTTGCTATCAGCAAAATGTACCCTTTCTAATCATCCGCAGCATCAGCGACAACGCCAATCACAAAGCCAAAGACGATATGATGACCTTCTACGAAATTGCCGCGCAGAATGCCGCCACGCTGGTAATGGCCGTTGTGGGGGCTAAATGA
- a CDS encoding Ig-like domain-containing protein, with the protein MVRSCVMYGLTFFVFFNTLFSCNPATDTIDITWKDKRAVAITFPLRMAEKVPADSIEQLIRIHLLTKTQPETPAVTAVLGDYSIENGIVTFTPLIPFTRGLHYVVWAKGARVGAFSIPAPDIADSPKLLAIYPSQDTLPENLLKIYMHFSQPMREGLSDKYVALVKNGRDTVAGAFLNLQPELWNEDRTKLTLWLDPGRTKRDLIPNQKLGAPLTKNGGYQIVVSRQWHDQQGASLFQTYTKDFVTIARDSLSPEPKNWKLGIPAINTSNPLQINFGEPLDYGLLNEAMKVKNDNAMIVSGKWQFNETETIARFIPTANWTAGKYSLQIDTRLEDLAGNNINRPFDRDITKKTAQKSGATMTLEFHVK; encoded by the coding sequence ATGGTCAGGTCGTGCGTGATGTACGGCCTGACTTTTTTTGTTTTCTTCAATACATTATTTTCTTGCAACCCGGCAACCGACACGATCGACATTACCTGGAAAGACAAAAGAGCGGTAGCGATTACTTTTCCGCTGCGAATGGCCGAAAAAGTGCCCGCTGATTCCATTGAACAGCTGATCAGGATACATCTACTAACTAAAACGCAACCCGAAACACCCGCAGTTACAGCTGTTTTGGGAGACTATTCGATTGAAAACGGGATCGTTACATTCACTCCGCTGATACCTTTCACGCGCGGGTTGCATTATGTTGTGTGGGCAAAAGGCGCACGCGTAGGGGCATTTTCGATCCCCGCACCTGATATCGCGGACAGCCCGAAACTGCTTGCGATATATCCCTCTCAGGACACATTGCCGGAAAATCTGCTTAAAATTTACATGCATTTCTCACAGCCAATGCGGGAAGGGCTGTCTGACAAATACGTAGCGCTGGTAAAAAATGGCCGGGATACCGTCGCCGGGGCGTTTCTGAACCTGCAACCCGAACTTTGGAATGAGGACAGGACGAAGTTAACGCTATGGCTCGATCCGGGCCGAACGAAACGTGACCTGATACCCAATCAAAAACTAGGCGCTCCGTTGACAAAAAATGGAGGTTACCAGATCGTAGTATCACGTCAATGGCACGATCAGCAAGGAGCTTCACTTTTCCAAACTTATACCAAAGATTTTGTCACCATTGCCCGGGACAGTTTGTCGCCGGAGCCCAAGAATTGGAAACTAGGCATTCCTGCGATCAATACCTCCAATCCACTGCAAATCAATTTTGGAGAACCACTAGACTACGGCCTGCTGAATGAGGCGATGAAGGTGAAAAACGACAATGCGATGATCGTTTCGGGAAAATGGCAGTTTAATGAAACAGAAACCATTGCCCGGTTCATTCCCACTGCAAACTGGACAGCAGGAAAATATTCTCTACAAATTGATACAAGGCTGGAAGACCTGGCTGGTAATAACATCAACCGGCCGTTTGACAGGGATATTACGAAGAAAACAGCGCAAAAATCCGGCGCGACCATGACATTGGAATTCCACGTCAAATAA
- a CDS encoding NCS2 family permease gives MFSFSGLKKENISVSTEILAGVSSFLATAYIIIVNPAILSQTGMPFSAVLTATILVSFFSSLMMGLYANNPILVAPGMGLNAFFTFTAVFTEKISWQVALGTVFWSGIFFLLLSVFNVRSYIVKAIPKPLRFAIASGIGLFITLIGFANAKFIVASPATMVTLGKLNAPTLTFIAGLLITVVLLIRNVKGSILIGIMLTSLLAWPIGRWWGGEEAVITINNIISKPDFSLLFQLDLVNSLKWSLAPIILAFVFTDMFDSLSTFVGLAEAANLLDENGEPRNIRKSLIVDAFSTTIAGLTGSSPGTAYIESAVGIEQGGKTGLTAITGAILFLPFLFLSPLLSAVPAIATAPALVLVGVFMMKPVVKINWSQLHEAFPAFLAMVLIPFTYSITQGIIWGFLSWTALQIATGRTREISLALWIIDIFAVLALIF, from the coding sequence ATGTTTTCCTTTTCAGGACTAAAAAAAGAAAATATTTCCGTTTCAACAGAAATCCTGGCGGGCGTATCGTCTTTTCTGGCAACGGCATATATTATTATCGTCAATCCGGCGATTTTGAGCCAAACCGGCATGCCATTTTCGGCGGTACTGACTGCCACCATTCTCGTATCGTTTTTCAGCAGCCTCATGATGGGACTGTACGCCAATAACCCGATCCTCGTAGCACCGGGTATGGGATTGAATGCATTCTTTACATTTACTGCTGTATTTACTGAAAAAATAAGCTGGCAGGTTGCGCTCGGCACCGTGTTCTGGTCCGGGATATTTTTCCTTTTGCTATCCGTTTTTAACGTCCGATCCTACATTGTCAAAGCCATTCCAAAGCCGCTGCGTTTTGCGATTGCTTCGGGTATCGGACTGTTTATCACATTAATAGGCTTCGCCAATGCCAAATTCATTGTCGCCAGCCCTGCCACGATGGTTACGCTCGGCAAGCTTAATGCGCCCACCCTGACGTTCATTGCCGGTTTGCTCATCACCGTTGTGTTGCTGATCCGGAATGTGAAAGGCAGTATCCTCATCGGCATTATGCTGACCAGTCTGCTCGCGTGGCCCATTGGACGCTGGTGGGGTGGCGAGGAAGCGGTGATCACCATTAACAATATTATTTCCAAACCGGATTTCAGTCTTTTGTTTCAGCTGGACCTGGTCAATTCGCTGAAATGGAGCCTGGCGCCTATCATTCTGGCATTTGTGTTCACGGATATGTTTGACAGTCTTTCCACATTCGTCGGCCTGGCCGAGGCTGCCAACTTACTGGACGAAAACGGTGAACCCAGAAACATCCGCAAATCGCTTATTGTGGATGCATTCTCCACCACCATTGCCGGGCTCACCGGCAGTAGTCCCGGCACCGCCTACATTGAATCCGCAGTCGGAATTGAGCAAGGTGGTAAAACCGGCCTTACCGCGATCACAGGGGCCATTCTCTTTCTGCCATTTCTGTTTTTGTCACCATTACTGAGCGCAGTACCAGCCATTGCGACGGCTCCTGCGCTGGTATTGGTCGGTGTGTTTATGATGAAGCCGGTAGTCAAAATCAACTGGTCACAGCTGCACGAAGCATTTCCGGCATTTCTCGCAATGGTACTCATTCCATTCACCTATTCCATTACCCAGGGCATTATCTGGGGGTTTCTGAGCTGGACGGCATTGCAGATCGCTACCGGAAGGACCCGGGAAATCAGTCTTGCTTTGTGGATCATTGACATCTTTGCCGTACTGGCCTTAATTTTTTGA